The sequence GTAAGTGCAATGATGAGGAGCATCTTGTTGCTTGAATGCTGATACAGTTGTATTATTGTTGGAATGTATTGATACACCCGAATATATGAAATCCACTTTGATCATTGCTATAATTGCCTAAGCAGTCATGCAATACTCTGGCTTTTAGTATATTGTTTTTTGCTTTGCTTACACCGACTTTTACCTATTAAAAAGGCCGAGTGAGCTGTGCATGTGAAATATACCTATTAAAAAGGCCGAGTGAGCTGTGCATGTGAAATATACCTATTAAAAAGGCAGAGTGAGCTGTGCATGTGAAAGAAACTTTATGCATATAGAGTTTTGATGTATTGAAGTGGGTCTGTGATGGAAGACGGAAAGAGCAATAGAATAGACGTTTTACAGCCTGAGTTGGGTTGCTTTTGGGTCTGTGATGGAAGACGGAAAGAGCAATAGAAAAGACGTTTTACAGCCTGATTTGGGTTGCTTTTGTGTTATTTTGCATCCTTAGAATAACATCTTTTTCTGTTCATGGCTTCTTTACCGGCTAAGCACGGCGTTAACATTTCTTCGCAATACAATAAGGATCAGAAATTTGCTGTATTACATAAATTATGTTTACTTTGAATATGAAGATGCATATTTTCAATGGCGACACTTCATGTAAGATTGACATGATTGCGCTAGAGGCATGTTCATTTTGTTAATTTTTCATGTAGCTGCTTTGATGGAACTTAACCAAGAATACCGAGGGATATGTTCTCAGAAGGCCTATTACTCGCAGGCTGCAGCCCATCAAGGTTGGGATATTTGGTGCATTTCAATAGCGAACtaactagcttgagtgtcttattTATTTCGCTTCACTGGGGAAAACAGGCCTTTTGAAACCTCAGGACTCGGGAgggtaaaattaaattttctaaagCATTTTTCTTTTAGAGGATACAACGTTGGTTAGATTTCCGTTTAGTTAATGGGGGCCCATATGGTAGTCCTGTTCATCAAGACtagaataaatgaaaataaatcacTTTGTGTTTTGCCTCTGCTGAGAATTAAAATTGAAACCTCGTGATGCATAACCCATGTCATTGACCGTTAGACCACACCCAAGAAATTAATGTTAAAAACTTTCTGATTGAATTTGCCCGTGTCATTGGTGCAAATAGGATTCTTATTTATCTATGCTCTGTTTACGTGCCCTTTTATAACCATGTGTgtttttccactttattttctctttgcaCTATATATTTGTAGAGGACTAATTTGTTCAACTTTATTAAGCTAAACCATTCAATATTTTGGTAGGCAAGTTTGCTGAAATCAGCTTTTCATCATAAGTATAGCAGGATtagttatcattattttttttggttaatggTGGTACCCATTAACACTCGGGCACTCAATTATTTCATCTGCAGAGATATCAGCTAACTTGGCTCATCAAAGCttacactttttcttttttctaaaaaaataataacaattttgGTCTCTGTTGAGTTTTTAACCTCACGGCACCCAATGTTGAATTCAAATTTGTCGACGAGTTTTGATCTATCTGCTTAAACATtcaattattgaaagactacaacATTATTGCAACGTGTAGCACTCTCGGCATTGAAAGAGAGAGTGCTGTGACGCTCTGCTGTTTGAGAAATACATATTACTATAATACTATACTAACACCAAATAGATGCCTTAACGGTCACTGCAGCTGATTTACTGATAACAACATGATTAAAACAGATCTCAACCCCGTGCATTTACAAGCAtgctattatatttttattacggGGAATCATTTTTATGTCTTGTGGGGAAAAAGGACCTCAACATTTACCTACTTCCTTTATCCCAGTGACAAACCAAAGCCAAGCTAAGTAGAAATTGGCTGTAATTATTCACTCAAAGGGTGGAGCTAGACTGCTAGACCTCTCGCTGAAATCACATTATACTTATACAAGgtcaattatttttcatgtatatataagAGACCGTGAAAAGACTGCCTCTATTTATGGGGAAGACATAAAAACAAAACACCCCACAAAATGTTGGAAATGAATTGATTATAGTGGGTCACCATCTCAATCATTTTCTTCCTTTAGTCTCTCTCACCCTGGTCATTTCCCCCACAAAATCCCAGATCCCTTGACCTTTTGATTCCTCAACATCCTTGTCCATTAAACTGTAGGTAGGGTAGAGGATTTTATTTGTCACCTTCCTACCTTTCATTTTCCTTTCTTACAACTCCACAGAAAAACTTGTAGTACTATAGTTAAACAATACCCAAGTCATAGTAGTATTCAAACTTCATTAATGCAACAGAAGAGAAAGATTTGAGTAAAATAAAATGCACACAACTTAAGGTAATTCttggaagtagtatatattcttgTTTTTGCCATAGTCTACATATAATATTTTATACATTCAACGGCTACATTTTTCAGTAACTCAAGAGGTACTCCACCTTTTAAGTATTTGACAGCCACGTGATAGAATAGAACCAGACTGGTATTTCCTGGCTTTTTTTGTTTGTTCTTTGGCGGGAGAGTCATGTTTGGGCCCCTACCCCATCACAACTGTccaaatcatttaactcaacaaACACTGTACTTTTTTCACTTTGACTTATTAATAGCACTACATTTGGTCCCCTCCAGCCAAAGGAGAGAAATCCCAGCCAGCACGGCACGGTGGGGGTGAAGTGTTTTAATACTTAGGATAAAACAAGAATCAATAAAAGAGGCAATAAAGAGAAatattgtttctcttttaccttaaaaacctacaaaaaaatTGCATGGAAATTGAACTGCTAGTCCTAGCTACAGTTGCATTGCATTGCGTTGGTAATTCAATCTCACAACTTATACAAAGCTaacaataaaaaaggaaaaaggattaGAATGAACCTCGGGGATTCAGGCGGGTGAAGGTTGGCATGTGGGGTCGGCTGAAGACGCGATATCAGGGCCCACACGGCAACCTTCAAGCATGAACACAATGTCAGCCATGGTGGGTCGATCGAGTGGGTCAGGTGCTGTGCATAGCAAGCCTACTTTAATTCCTAGCAAGAACTCTTCCCATTCTGATGATTCGGGGTCGAGTTCAAGCAATCCTGGCTCTAATAGTTCTGAAATTTGCCCTCTCTGCAATTGCCTCTTCACCCATTTCACTATGTCCTCATCTTGTGTGAACATTAGTGGCCTTTTTCCTGTTAGTAATTCCAGCAACACAATGCCAAAGCTATAAGCATCTGATTCTCTTTTGGTTTCTCCAGTTAATGCTGCTTCTGGGGATATATAGCCTAGCGTACCAACTGAAGTTGATGTGGAGGGCTCAGTTGGTGTGGCTACTACAAGCTTGCCTAGGCCAAATTCTGAAAGATGAGCTTCAAAGTCTGCATCGAATAGTACATTCTGCAGCTTAATATCTCCGTGAACCATTGAGGACGAGTGAAGGAAAGCCAGGCCTCGAGCAATGCCAAGTGCAATGAGGTGGTGCATTGGCCAGTTGAGAACATGACCATCTTGGTGGGACGCTTCTTGGAGCAGTGTTGCAAGGTTACAGTTAGGCATGTAATCATAGACAAGTAGTCTGAGGTTAGGCGGACCAGCATAGTACCCACGTAGAACTGTTAAGTTCCTGTGCTTCACCTTGCCAAGTGATTCTGCCTCTTTTCTGAACATGTTCTCACTTAGATCCATCTGAAAGTCTACGAATCGAGAGCACCATTCCATCGTTGTAAAAGGCCTTGTAGACCACTCCATAATGTGTTCTGCTTAGCACATGTTCCTCGTCAAATTCTCTAGTTGCCTCAATTGTTTCAACGAGTGTGATTTTGTTATTGAACATAACAAGTTTGGGTCCACCATTCTCGCCACTGCCACGACCACCACTGGTCCTTGAACTAGCCCGTGCAGGACTGTGTTTTTTTTCTCCAGCTGCCTTCTCTTTGAGCTTCCTGCGCCACCTCAGGAGGTTGTAAGTATATAAGCAGCAACACGATAAAAGAAGAAGAGCTCCACTGGCAGCCACCGCAATGAACATAATCAATTTATTCCCACCATTACCAGATGTCTCACATCTTTCCAATGGCTCCCCACACAAACCCTGGTTGCCAGCATAATCCAATGAGTTGTTAAAACGGGAGCCCAACATCACTGGAGTCTGGCCGACCAAATTATTGTTTGACACATTGAAACTCACCAAGCTAGAGAGCATGGTTAGATTAGCTGGAATTTCTCCACTGAAGTTGTTAGTAGAGAGGTCAAGGACAGTTAAGTTTGATAACCTGGATAGCGACTCCGGTATGTTCCCGGAAAGATGGTTCAAGTCTAACACGAGTGATGTCAGGGATGAACAATTGGAAATATCTATCGGGACTTCACCCGTTAAATTGTTTCTACCCAAATCCAGCACACTCAAGAGGGAGAGACGTCCTAGATCAGCAGGTATTTGGCCACTCAATGAATTTGAGTGCAGATCTAAGTCCTCCAGAGCAGAGCAGTTGGCCAAATCAGGAGGAATTGAACCATTTATGTGGTTGTTAGACAAAGAAAGTACAACTAATGAGGTCAAGAACCCAAATGTAGATGGTATATGGCCAGAAAGGGAATTGGAAgaaagattcaaatattgcatACCCAACAAGCTACTGAAACCTTCAGGAACATTACCAGACAACTTGTTTTCTTGCAAAGATATAACCTGTAAATTAGGCAAACCAGCAAGATCAAATGGTATTTCCCCTGAGAAATTCTGTCCACTCAAATCAACAACCGTTAGCTTATACAACGTCCCAATGCTAGAAGGAATAGTGCCTGAAAAGCCATTTTTACTCAGATTCAGAACCGAGAGCTGCTGAAGGTTCCCAATACCAATTGGCATACTACCAGAAAACTTGTTTCCACTGAGATTCAATATGCTTAAATTGCTCAGACTCATTACTTCCTCGGGCAAACTTCCGTTGAGACCATTTCCTCCCAAGTTCAGATTTTCGAGATTAGTCAAATTTCTAAAACTAGAAGGAATGGAACCCGAAAACTGATTTCTTCCCAGTGATAATGTCTTCAAGCTTCTAAGATAACCTAAAAACATTGGAATTTTCCCCGTCATTCGATTCCCTTCAAGATCAAGAACCTTCAAGCTGCTACAGTTCGTAATCTCAAACGGGAGACCAGCTTCAAATGAATTGTTTCCCATTCTCAGTAACTCCAATCTCCACAAGTTCCCAATGGCACTTGGGATTTTCCCAGAGAACAAATTCCACGATACGTCCAACGACGTCAATGCAGAATTGTTCGTCAAAATCAAAGGAAACTCACCATGTATTTGGTTGTGTTGAAGATCCAAAATTTGCAAGGAACTAAAACATTTAGCTGACTCTTGCTTAACAATATCCGTAAACCCATTGAAACCCAGCTGAACAATCCTAAGGGAAGGAGGATAAATCGAAACATTGCAGAACAATGAAGCTGGCAAAGAACCAGACAGATTATTATGTGATAAAGATATCACCTGAAGCTTTGGTAAAGCAGCAATTGCCGCTGGAATAACACCTCTAATAGCATTTCCTTCAGCACTCAAATGAACCAACGACGAACAGTTAGCAATTGCCGAAGGCAAAGTTCCAACCAAGTCATTATACGCGAGCCAAAGATACTGAAGCTGCTGAAGCCGACCAATGCTCGCCGGAATTTCGCCGGAAAAACGATTGTAAGAAAGATTAATCAAAAGCAACTGAGACAAATCCGACAAGTACCTTGGAATATCTCCTGTAAACAAGTTTGACGAAAGATCAAAGTATCGCAAACTCCGAGGAACCTCTCCGGGTATTTCACCGGACAACTGATTTCCAGCAACATTAAAGACTTGCAAATCAGTAAGATTAAATATCTCCACCGGAAGTTTACCGGAAAACGCATTTCCCTGTAGAAAAACGGAATGCAGAAGGGTACATTTCGATAAGGAAGCAGGAACAGTCCCGTTAAAGGAATTAGAACGTAGGCTTAACTTGCGCAGCATGCGTAGGTTACCAATTTGGTTAGTGAGTGGTCCAGTGAGTTGCAAATGAGGGAGACGAAGTTCAGAAACTTTGCCATTAACGCAGAAAACTCCGCGCCAATCACAAGGAGCAAAAGGTGAAGAAGAATCCCAGTCGGAAAGTGCAGTAAGTGGATCATGAATTCTGAGTTTGAATGAAGTAAGAGCTTGAACTTCCGAAAGGGTTTGTGGGTTTTGCTGAGCAGAGCACAATGTagagagaaaaacaagaaaaagaagtagaaaaGCAGCCatgaaagaacaacaacaagaagaaagtAAAAGCATGAGAAATTAAGAAAATGAGTTAAAGGGATTGCAAATATGATGAGTGTAAATAAATGGCCATAGGAGAGGCCACCTAAGTTACACACAGACACACAGTGAGAGTGAGGGAGGGATTCTGCAGGTGCTTCTGAAGGAACTCTTTTCAAAAGAAAGAGGGGGCGCGGGGGGTGGGAGGGGGGTGAGCAAATGGGTTGCTACTTTTTAGCCTCTTATGGGCTGAATCATCTGGCCCTCTTGCTATCTTATCCTTCCTAAAGTATAGAAAATACACAGTAAGTACAGGAAAGTCATTGGTTCTACAAATCAATCTACTATTAGTATACTCTTTCTGTCCTAATTTAtgtggtattttttattttttgataatctatttaactaatttttgaaCACCTTCACTATTATTAATTAGTAGATTGAGGTTCGAGTCATAGTGAACAGTGAATGACAACAGTGTTGATCTTCCTGCTGAGATGGGacggagaaaaaaataatttttaaaattaaattagattagaccaattcagttttttaaaattaaagcTTCAATGTTTAGAAactgtgaaaaaaaattataagattgactttttttcatgttaATATAACGAAGGTTTATGCATCATAAAATCTTAGTCTATATAGTTTGAACAAAAAACAAACCACATAACACATAAAGTGTTCACATATGAATaactgtttatttttttttttatttgactaGATCCACATGCTCTagatttggttttttattttttagtttcatgtaTACAATATTTCATGTTGCTATATTAGACTATCGCGTGCTGTATTACTTTGTCAACTTTCGGTTCTTGAAGAGACAGTAAACTACTCAAGAATTTGAGTGGGTTTTATTTCAGTGGAGTGTTTGGAGAAAAGTTGTGTTTGGACTTTGGATTAGCTTGTGAGAAAATATTTTGCTTAATATTTTATTGGTGTTCGAGAAAATCTGGGTTGAAGCTGTTTTTTagaatctttttctttttataattggATAAATTTTTAGAAATCAAAAGCTATCTTTTAATTGAAATAGTACTGTTTATAGTTTTTTAAAACAAAAGCTGAATAATTGTTCCAAGCCTAACAGGAAGATTCGAGATTGTAATAGCATATATGACTAATAGACCTTTGAACATAAAGATCCTTGTGGCAAAATATTCAAATTTGATCCCAAATCAGTGCATATACTAAATTAAAACTTGTCCAAAGTATGAGTTGGTggcattattaatttattatattgaaAAGTAAAGCGAGTATTCAAAAACGAAAACAAATGCACAGTAACTCCTTTGTAGTTGTGTTTGTTTAATGCATATATTGAGACATAAATTATAGTGTCAATGGTGAGCTGtaagatttaaaatattcttaAAGATGTGTTAAGTACCATATCAATGCTGCCCTATTTTATTGTCCAGTTAAAAATTTCGGTTTTTACTTTATTAgtctcttattttttatcttttcaatttttattccTAATTTAGCTAAATGTGGCGATTGATACTTTGTACTTTTAACTTTTGAAATGTGAGCTAATCAATGGAGGTGAAAAAAGAAAGTAGACAAAATCTCTAATAAaggattttgttttgggtattagtttttttcttttttaactggATAGTTCAAATGTTAAAGTGTGTAAATGAATTACTGTACAAGGCAAATTTCTACTTTGTTGACTCTTGGTTTGGGAACTTTATTTGCCTTGTGAGCTGGTAGGACCACAAAAACCGATGCACAACACATAGGCAGATGGGTTACCCCAACtttttgaaatatgtttaggagTAGGCTTTGCGGGTTCCCTGTTATgttttctttgctttttttttatttgaatttattatatttgagCCAAGGATTTTTCGGAATCAGcatctctatttttttcaatgtgggacaattgaTTCATAATAATCGTcttaggtccaggccaccactcctggGAGCGCACAGGCCACCCACTCTGAGTCATGGCCCAACGCGTAAGACTCTCAATGAAACcaccaatgttataaaccaaacgggaaAGCCCAACtcaaaagactagtctaataggtgTGAGAACTCATTTGACTTATAATCCCCttagcatttttctattttttcaatgtgggacaattggttcataacaatgTCCTTCCGGAACTCACTTATAAAATTTTATAGAATGTGTTATTATTACAATGTTGTTATTTGTGAGGGGGGTGGGGGGTGAGGAGAATGGAGCTCAAAGAATTTATGGATAAATTGAATTATGATAGAACTATAATTATTTGACTTCAACTCTTAGGTCCCCTttaatttggccataaaattttcagtaattatttatttatttatttatttatttttgaattaactTTTCACTTTAGTTGAAAATCAGTATTTGATCATGAAATTGctttgttttaaattttgaaagtaaCTTAACTTATTTTGATTCCATCCTCATAATTCCAAATAACATGTTATCttatctttttggtaaaaagtATAACCAAACACAATTCTATCTTCAATtgtaactttaaaaaaaaaaaaaaaaattatttaattggtTATGGCCAAACGCCTACTTGATTTTCTATTTCTTACATATTCTCTTCCTAAAAAAAATTGTACAAACTGAAATGTGATAGCCAACAACATTTAGGTACTTCAAATAATGTGTTTCTGtccactttctcaaaatctcgaGTTCATAAACCCACAAATGTaagtcataaaatcatgaaaCTAAACATCAAAGGTTTTCAATTTCCGACTTTTGAAGTTTAACAAAACATTGTGACTTATAACTTGCCTTTATGGTATTGTTTAGATTATCTAACTTGTCAGTAATTAATCTGTGCGAGATAATTAAACAGGCATTTGCCCAAGACCTTCACATTTTTCATAACTATTCCCTCTTTCACAACACACATTCATTTTTACGCAATAGAGTCATCTAGTAAAATAAAAGTCAACAGATATTTATGTTTTACTAGTTTATGGTGTGCGCCTTGCGTGtacctcattttaatgagtttaattttataaaattatttcaacgttataaaagaaaatatgtcttgattaataaataattgatgattttattatatacgaaaaatacttaaataaaaaattaatatattcatacaaaatcatataaaagcatTAAAATCCACTTTAAGCAAAGGTCCTTTGACTATAAAGGGGATCAACAACATTCAAACAAAGAAGTGTCCAACTGAATATAAACGGCATGAAAGTACTCCAAACACATTAGCATATAAAAAATTGTACAGAGACATTAGGATTCTAAGAAGTTATGATAAATTCGCGGTCTTCCCACCATGAAAAGGAGTACCTGATTAAATTTCGA comes from Capsicum annuum cultivar UCD-10X-F1 chromosome 2, UCD10Xv1.1, whole genome shotgun sequence and encodes:
- the LOC107859899 gene encoding LOW QUALITY PROTEIN: probable LRR receptor-like serine/threonine-protein kinase At4g36180 (The sequence of the model RefSeq protein was modified relative to this genomic sequence to represent the inferred CDS: inserted 2 bases in 1 codon) — protein: MLLLSSCCCSFMAAFLLLFLVFLSTLCSAQQNPQTLSEVQALTSFKLRIHDPLTALSDWDSSSPFAPCDWRGVFCVNGKVSELRLPHLQLTGPLTNQIGNLRMLRKLSLRSNSFNGTVPASLSKCTLLHSVFLQGNAFSGKLPVEIFNLTDLQVFNVAGNQLSGEIPGEVPRSLRYFDLSSNLFTGDIPRYLSDLSQLLLINLSYNRFSGEIPASIGRLQQLQYLWLAYNDLVGTLPSAIANCSSLVHLSAEGNAIRGVIPAAIAALPKLQVISLSHNNLSGSLPASLFCNVSIYPPSLRIVQLGFNGFTDIVKQESAKCFSSLQILDLQHNQIHGEFPLILTNNSALTSLDVSWNLFSGKIPSAIGNLWRLELLRMGNNSFEAGLPFEITNCSSLKVLDLEGNRMTGKIPMFLGYLRSLKTLSLGRNQFSGSIPSSFRNLTNLENLNLGGNGLNGSLPEEVMSLSNLSILNLSGNKFSGSMPIGIGNLQQLSVLNLSKNGFSGTIPSSIGTLYKLTVVDLSGQNFSGEIPFDLAGLPNLQVISLQENKLSGNVPEGFSSLLGMQYLNLSSNSLSGHIPSTFGFLTSLVVLSLSNNHINGSIPPDLANCSALEDLDLHSNSLSGQIPADLGRLSLLSVLDLGRNNLTGEVPIDISNCSSLTSLVLDLNHLSGNIPESLSRLSNLTVLDLSTNNFSGEIPANLTMLSSLVSFNVSNNNLVGQTPVMLGSRFNNSLDYAGNQGLCGEPLERCETSGNGGNKLIMFIAVAASGALLLLSCCCLYTYNLLRWRRKLKEKAAGEKKHSPARASSRTSGGRGSGENGGPKLVMFNNKITLVETIEATREFDEEHVLSRTHYGVVYKAFYNDGMVLSIRRLSDGXLSENMFRKEAESLGKVKHRNLTVLRGYYAGPPNLRLLVYDYMPNCNLATLLQEASHQDGHVLNWPMHHLIALGIARGLAFLHSSSMVHGDIKLQNVLFDADFEAHLSEFGLGKLVVATPTEPSTSTSVGTLGYISPEAALTGETKRESDAYSFGIVLLELLTGKRPLMFTQDEDIVKWVKRQLQRGQISELLEPGLLELDPESSEWEEFLLGIKVGLLCTAPDPLDRPTMADIVFMLEGCRVGPDIASSADPTCQPSPA